A section of the Armatimonadota bacterium genome encodes:
- a CDS encoding phytanoyl-CoA dioxygenase family protein — MQPTLTPSPENVRFYQENGYLLVRGLFSAVECAKLSDYFTTMVERGGDGWAEGGVHPDSEDPLKRYPRLLQPHRGDQVAFDYMVDERIRQHLTAFYNREPLAVQTMVYFKPPGAKGQALHQDQRYLRAEPGTCMAAWLALEDIDEENGCLQIVPGSHDLPMLCPGESDAKKSFTFDQVPVPKDCRTELVRMKTGDMLFFNGSLIHGSGPNLSKTRFRRIIVGHYIEGEAEKVAQYYFPVYRFDGTIVEGLEANPWGGGPCGNLVDREGRHGVFSR, encoded by the coding sequence CTCTTCAGCGCCGTAGAGTGCGCGAAGCTTAGCGACTACTTCACCACCATGGTGGAGCGCGGCGGCGACGGCTGGGCCGAGGGCGGGGTTCATCCTGATTCCGAGGACCCGCTCAAGCGGTATCCCCGCCTTCTTCAGCCGCATCGAGGGGACCAGGTCGCCTTCGATTACATGGTCGACGAGCGCATCCGGCAACATTTGACGGCGTTCTACAATCGTGAGCCTTTGGCGGTGCAGACGATGGTCTACTTCAAGCCGCCCGGCGCCAAGGGGCAGGCGCTGCACCAGGACCAGCGCTACCTACGTGCCGAGCCTGGAACCTGCATGGCGGCGTGGCTGGCGCTCGAAGACATCGACGAGGAGAACGGCTGCTTGCAGATCGTGCCGGGTTCGCACGACCTCCCGATGCTATGCCCGGGCGAATCAGATGCAAAGAAAAGCTTCACCTTCGACCAGGTGCCGGTCCCAAAAGACTGCCGGACCGAGCTGGTCCGGATGAAGACCGGGGACATGCTGTTTTTCAATGGCTCGCTCATCCACGGATCAGGCCCGAACCTCTCGAAGACACGGTTTCGACGCATCATCGTCGGCCACTACATTGAGGGTGAGGCCGAAAAGGTGGCGCAGTACTACTTCCCGGTGTATCGCTTCGATGGCACGATCGTGGAGGGCCTGGAAGCCAACCCTTGGGGCGGTGGACCTTGCGGAAACCTGGTGGATCGCGAAGGCAGGCACGGGGTCTTCTCAAGATAG
- a CDS encoding MBL fold metallo-hydrolase has product MTFKRFFDRGLAQASYMIGCPGTGEAVIIDPNRDFDQYLQAAEAEGLRIAIVTETHIHADYLSGSRELAARTGATLYLSDEGDADWKYAFGSEPNVRLVKDGDTFGTGAVQLKVLHTPGHTPEHICFLLTDLSASPLLGEAGERSEPSEGGTPVALFSGDFIFVGDVGRPDLLENAAGIKGTAEPGARRLHQSLQRIRAYPDHLLVWPAHGAGSACGKALGGSPVSTLGYEKATNWAFQIAGEDDFVMEVLTGQPDAPPYFGRMKVQNKQGPGMLADRPDFARTGSPLPGALTLDVRPCEAFQDRHLAGSLNISVCRSFVAYAGWLIPADRPVSLIAASEQDARYARRELSLIGVDNVVSWSGPDAIESASSRQLASADHTDSGHLSPDAVRLDVRAAAEFEEGHYPGAVNIHYGRLPALAGSLPKDRRIEVYCHAGERSAVAVSVLASMGFTDVAHIRDGYVGMVDRGLVPAG; this is encoded by the coding sequence ATGACCTTCAAGCGCTTCTTTGATCGAGGCCTCGCCCAAGCGAGCTACATGATCGGCTGCCCCGGAACCGGTGAAGCGGTCATCATCGACCCCAACCGCGATTTCGATCAGTACCTTCAAGCCGCCGAAGCCGAGGGTCTTCGGATCGCCATTGTCACCGAGACCCACATCCACGCGGACTACCTATCGGGTTCCCGCGAATTGGCTGCGCGGACGGGCGCAACGCTCTATCTGAGCGACGAAGGCGATGCAGACTGGAAATATGCCTTCGGCAGCGAGCCAAACGTGCGGCTTGTGAAGGACGGCGACACCTTTGGAACCGGCGCGGTCCAGCTCAAAGTGCTCCACACCCCGGGGCACACCCCCGAGCACATCTGCTTTTTGCTGACCGACCTCTCCGCCTCTCCCCTTTTGGGAGAGGCCGGTGAACGTAGCGAACCGAGTGAGGGGGGAACCCCCGTTGCGCTCTTTTCAGGCGACTTCATCTTCGTAGGAGACGTGGGCCGCCCGGACCTTCTCGAAAACGCCGCCGGCATCAAAGGCACTGCCGAGCCCGGAGCGCGGCGGCTGCATCAGTCGCTCCAGAGAATCCGAGCCTATCCGGACCACCTCCTGGTCTGGCCGGCGCACGGCGCAGGTTCAGCCTGCGGCAAGGCCTTGGGCGGATCGCCAGTCAGCACTTTGGGCTATGAGAAAGCCACGAACTGGGCATTCCAGATTGCCGGCGAGGATGATTTTGTGATGGAGGTCCTTACCGGCCAGCCCGACGCGCCGCCCTATTTCGGACGCATGAAGGTTCAGAACAAGCAAGGGCCCGGGATGCTCGCCGACCGGCCGGACTTCGCGAGGACCGGCTCGCCCCTTCCGGGTGCGCTGACCCTCGACGTCCGGCCGTGCGAGGCCTTTCAAGATCGGCACCTTGCCGGAAGTTTGAACATCAGTGTGTGCCGCTCATTCGTGGCCTATGCCGGCTGGCTAATTCCCGCGGATCGTCCAGTCTCCCTCATTGCAGCGAGCGAACAGGACGCGCGCTATGCCCGCCGCGAGTTGAGCTTGATAGGAGTCGACAACGTGGTGTCCTGGTCTGGGCCCGATGCCATCGAGAGCGCTTCTTCACGGCAGCTTGCATCGGCGGACCACACGGATAGCGGGCATTTGTCGCCGGATGCCGTTCGGCTCGATGTGCGGGCCGCTGCGGAGTTTGAGGAAGGCCACTATCCCGGCGCGGTGAACATCCACTATGGAAGGCTGCCCGCGTTGGCGGGGAGTCTGCCCAAGGACCGGCGAATCGAGGTGTACTGCCACGCGGGGGAGCGCTCGGCAGTGGCGGTGTCGGTGCTGGCCTCGATGGGTTTCACGGATGTTGCGCACATTCGTGACGGCTATGTCGGAATGGTGGATCGGGGTTTGGTGCCGGCCGGCTAG
- a CDS encoding oligosaccharide flippase family protein has product MPEPARSPWSRLKDQSRFLHGKGFFHLLTGNFLGQFLSVAMIFVVAKLVTKEELGSLRVLQSYLMVLIPVSAFGANVTLLKFCSENRPEDEKQAIFSYGIRRLAFTALAAALIFCGVVQAGYLTPSAQIAGWAMVLVWTVPLQNLMDACSWYLQSQRKLVETARMIAAVRGQNFVLAVLATWIFGMPGFLYGLLFGFLAALVPIVRAVGPKTFAVRPVRPPKFDRLSFQAWVSSSLSVAMVYADSYLLDHFVKDRSQIPDYQMGAIFSLAAMQITATAQNIAAPFYSERSHDDAWMRRKMLQFQGKLFASSLGIAVALLGLTWLIIHFIYPNYLGAIGYTAILLLRYVVLAGSGILSMGLLGKGRHEWNALGSLAGMIVGVSVGLTLLPHMGASGIAWGQVASALAMSLVIWTGMWFVFGRRKLAESRG; this is encoded by the coding sequence ATGCCCGAACCGGCGCGAAGCCCTTGGAGCCGACTGAAAGACCAGAGCCGTTTTTTGCACGGCAAGGGTTTTTTTCACCTGCTCACCGGCAACTTCCTCGGCCAGTTCCTCAGCGTGGCGATGATCTTCGTGGTCGCCAAGCTTGTGACCAAAGAGGAACTGGGAAGCCTACGCGTGCTCCAGTCGTACCTGATGGTGCTCATCCCGGTTTCTGCGTTCGGCGCGAACGTCACGCTCCTCAAGTTCTGCTCGGAGAACCGCCCCGAGGACGAAAAGCAGGCGATCTTCAGTTACGGGATTCGGCGATTGGCGTTCACGGCGCTCGCGGCCGCGCTCATCTTCTGCGGAGTGGTCCAGGCGGGGTACCTGACCCCTTCGGCGCAGATCGCCGGATGGGCCATGGTGCTCGTCTGGACGGTGCCGCTCCAGAACCTCATGGACGCCTGCAGCTGGTATCTGCAGTCTCAGAGGAAGCTCGTCGAAACCGCCAGGATGATCGCCGCTGTGCGGGGCCAGAACTTCGTGCTCGCGGTGCTGGCAACCTGGATCTTCGGCATGCCGGGGTTTCTGTACGGGCTCCTCTTTGGGTTCCTGGCAGCGCTGGTGCCCATTGTGAGAGCGGTGGGACCGAAAACTTTTGCTGTCCGTCCAGTCCGGCCTCCAAAGTTCGACAGACTATCGTTCCAGGCCTGGGTCAGCAGCAGCCTCAGCGTCGCGATGGTTTATGCCGATTCCTACCTGCTGGACCATTTCGTGAAGGACCGAAGCCAGATTCCGGATTACCAGATGGGCGCGATCTTTTCCTTGGCGGCGATGCAGATCACCGCTACCGCCCAGAACATCGCCGCGCCGTTCTACAGTGAGAGGTCCCATGACGATGCCTGGATGCGCCGCAAAATGCTGCAGTTCCAGGGCAAGCTCTTTGCCTCCAGCCTGGGAATCGCCGTCGCCCTCCTCGGCCTCACCTGGCTGATCATCCATTTCATCTATCCCAATTATCTGGGCGCGATTGGCTATACCGCGATCCTGCTGCTGCGCTATGTGGTGCTCGCGGGGTCCGGCATCCTCTCGATGGGGCTGCTCGGCAAGGGCCGGCACGAATGGAACGCGCTGGGCAGCTTGGCGGGGATGATCGTGGGGGTAAGCGTCGGGCTGACCCTATTGCCGCACATGGGCGCTTCGGGAATCGCCTGGGGACAGGTGGCCTCGGCCCTTGCCATGTCGCTGGTCATCTGGACAGGTATGTGGTTTGTGTTTGGAAGGCGTAAACTGGCGGAATCACGCGGCTAG
- a CDS encoding sugar phosphate isomerase/epimerase encodes MKLSVQLYSVRDQASSDLLGTLRSLKKMGLHYVELAGTYGLPAAELKAILDDTGLGVTGAHVGLGELEGDLDKVIADHKTLGNDFIVIPWLGEADYKEGWDKFAARIAPIGKKLKAAGLQLGYHNHAFEFAKQEGKLGLDVLFESSDPDELKAQVDLFWVWFGKEDPAAYLKKLGKRVKQVHLKDGLDKPEPVFAEPGAGVVDWDSVLAACTESGVEVGSIEYDVAPRHPLESVEASVKYFRAKGIRE; translated from the coding sequence ATGAAACTCTCCGTGCAGCTTTATTCCGTCAGGGACCAGGCCTCTTCCGACCTGCTGGGCACCCTGCGATCGCTGAAGAAAATGGGACTCCACTACGTCGAGCTTGCGGGCACGTACGGCCTTCCCGCCGCCGAGCTCAAGGCCATCCTCGACGACACCGGCCTCGGCGTCACCGGCGCCCATGTCGGCCTTGGCGAACTGGAGGGCGACCTCGACAAAGTCATCGCCGACCACAAGACCCTCGGAAACGATTTCATCGTCATCCCATGGCTCGGCGAAGCCGACTACAAAGAGGGCTGGGACAAGTTCGCCGCACGTATCGCGCCAATCGGCAAGAAGCTAAAGGCCGCCGGGCTCCAACTCGGCTATCACAACCATGCCTTCGAATTCGCCAAGCAAGAGGGCAAGCTGGGCCTCGACGTACTTTTTGAGAGCAGCGATCCAGACGAACTGAAAGCCCAGGTCGACCTCTTTTGGGTCTGGTTCGGCAAGGAAGACCCCGCGGCCTATCTCAAGAAGCTCGGCAAGCGCGTCAAGCAGGTCCATCTGAAGGACGGCCTCGACAAGCCCGAGCCCGTTTTCGCCGAGCCCGGAGCCGGCGTGGTGGACTGGGACTCCGTTCTGGCAGCCTGCACCGAATCGGGTGTGGAGGTCGGTTCGATCGAGTACGACGTTGCGCCGAGGCACCCGCTCGAAAGCGTGGAAGCCAGCGTGAAGTACTTCCGAGCCAAAGGCATCCGGGAGTAG